In Rhodamnia argentea isolate NSW1041297 chromosome 1, ASM2092103v1, whole genome shotgun sequence, the genomic window CGTACGAGAACGGGACACGGGGCTCAGCAACCACGATCAAGGGATTCTTCCTCCTGGAAGTGACCCCAAAAGTCTCAGACATGTCCAGGTCTTGTGCCTTAATCCCGTCAGCCAGGGACCAGTCGAAGTGGTACAGGAGCTGAGCCAGGGGAAGCTCGATGTTCGCAAGCCCGAAATTGATTCCGGGACACATCCTCCTCCCACCGCCAAAGGGTATGTACTCAAAGCTCAACCCTCTGAAATCGACCGACGAGTTCAGGAACCTCTCAGGCACAAATGACTCCGGGTCTGTCCAGAACTCAGGGTCCCTCCCCACTGCATATGCGTTGATCACAATCTTGGTCTTCTTGGGGATCTCGTAGCCATTGATCACGCACGCCTCGCGCGACTCTCGGGTCAGGAGCGGGGCCGGCGGGTGCATCCTCAGGGTCTCCTTGACCACGAGCTTCAGGTACTCGAGGCCCTGGATGTCCTGCTCGCGGACCTGGGTCTTGCCCTGCAGGATGGATCGGACCTCGGCCTGCGCCTTCTCCATCACTCGGGGGTTCCTCAGCATCTCCGAGAAGGCCCAATCTATGGTCGTCGAGGATGGGTCTGTCCCAGCAGCAAATATTTCCTACCCACAAAGGAACAAAAGGAGCAGATTGATTTTAAATTTCAGAACGATGTCCTTAAAAGTACATGAAAGATTAAGTGAAATTTTGGACAACACTAAGCTTATAGAGACTGTAATTCTCTGAGCAAAACTATATATGGAGACCGCTTGGAATCTCACGGAAACTGTCATACAAACTCTTGATTTGGAAATAGTACAGGAATAACAAGGGGATAACTCTTTGATCCACCATGTGATATGTTCTTGTGATACATCTTGAGAATATTAGGGTTTCATGGATGCGAttatctcatatatatatatatatatatatatatatatatatatatatattgttatcATGAAAACGTCTTACATGTTCCATTTTGCTGTTGAAATTCTTGTACGCCGACTCTATACTAATTAGTAAGGGCTCTTCTTGGTAATTAAAATAGGCAATTCAATGACTCGAATGGAACATTTCGTAACGAGGGCAAAGTCCTTCTCATAACGCCTAGAAGAATTGCTAACTAGCTCCATGGCCCCTCCCCATCACGTTCATATATAAAAACAGAAGTAGAAAATCTACAGTACATACATAGTCTATGTATATTTAAAAGCTGGGGCAGTAAGAAAGCTCATTACCAAGTAAGATAGAAGtccagacccaaaaaaaaaagaagagaaagtaagATAGAAGCAAAGTATATATTTAGTGAATTTAACATGAAATGAGCCTTaccatgacaatattttttatgacatgTGGCTTGATGAAGTAGTTCATTTCACTACTCTTCTGGAGATTCAAGAGCACATCCACCAGATCTTCTCTTGCATTCTCGTCCTCCTCGTCGTTCCCACCGTTCCCCTTCAATTTCTCCTTGTGTTCTTCAATGATGTGGTTGAGAATCAAATCAATCTTCTTGTGCAATCTCTCCCAAGCCGGTTTCATCCTCGACAGATAACGCAAGAACCAGATCGAAGGGAAGAGATCTGGAAGCTCGAACCCGCCACCAAGCATCGTCACTTCCTTGAGGAAAGAAAGGAACTCGTCTCTATATTTGCATCTCTCGCCAAACGCTGCCCTAGAGGTGATGTCATTAATCAGGTGCAGTACCATCTTGCTCGCGTTCACAGGCTTCCCTTGAGATGACTGTATCGTTTTCATCATGTTCCAGCACTCTTGCTCTCTTATGGATCGGAAGGAGAGGACCTTCTTCATGCTCAGGAGCTCCACCACGCAAATCTTGCGCATCTGCCTCCAATACTCGCCGTAGGGCGAGAACACGAAGCTCGAGTTCTCATAGGACATGACCTCATGGGCCGAGATCTCAGGCCTCTGGGCAAAGGTGAGCTCGTTCTTGCCGAGGATCTCCTTGACCATGTCCGCCGACGAGATGACGATGGTCAGGATCTCCCCCAGCTGGAGGCGCATGATTGGCCCATGCCTTCTGGCCAAGTCCCGGAGCGAGTGGTGAGGGAGGGACCCCATCATCTGGTGAAGGTTCCCCAGAAGAGGGAGCATCTTCGGCCCCGGCGGCAATTTCGAAGGAGAGTCTTTCTTGGCACCATTGGATTTTTTCCATTGCTTTAGAatgacgaagaggaagaggagggaagCGAAGAGGGCAGAAGCAGAAGGCAACTGGATGGCCATTGAAGAGAACATTGTCATTGCTGTGGAGGAAGATAGTATGTTCACAGGCAAGGTTTTAGTGTGGTATAAGCTCTTATTGTGCTCTGACTTATATAGATAATGGATGTTAATAAACTAATCATGCTTTTTACACTTATGTTTGACATTTTAGGTTAAGATGCATTAATTAATGGAACGGTCTATATCTATCTATAtataagaatatatatatatatatatatattctttagCTTACTAAAACCGGCAGCTAAGAATTGCATATGTCCAATTCTTCTTGTAGACGCATGAATTAAAGCTTCATCTTGGAATTCCAGTATGAACAAATAGAGAATGGATAATTAAATTCGCATGCCACAACAAAACTTCCGTGCGTTTTCCGAGTTCAATCAATAACGCCatttatttaattcaattatGGCATGTTAAGATTcataaatttctcttttcctcttttaaaaTTATAGTGTGGTTCGGATGGGACGAAGATCCGACATGTTGCTCGGACAACATGCGAAAAAGTTTCTGGTCATATCATAAGACAATATGAGGCATGTACAACTTTAAAGCGAATGAATGTTAGTGTACCAAACCGATCACATCATCCGATCATGGTTTCCTGATTCTCACTGAGAATCATGTGTATCCATCAAAATGAAAGGACAAAGTTCACGGAGACACCTCTTGAAAACTCAACGGAATTCAGAGTTTGACCGTGGACCATTGACAACATTGACAATTTCACCTTATGAAAACTCAACGTAATTCAGAGTTTGACCGTGGACCATTGACAATTTCACCTTATAAAGAAGGTGGGATTTGTCGGAGAATAGAATTTACAATTGAAAACAGTTAGCCTGACAGATCGACAATAGTCATTATTTATGACCCCATaatgtttcaattaatgagtactttatgcaaaacacgcggtgatggtatgtggatttatggtcagaaataactgacgGTATTATCAGACCGTTAGAAAAGCATTCTCCTTTATTATTAGCCAATCACAGTTCAAGATAGGAATATGACTGTGAGATTGACAGCATATTGTGAaccacaaaaaaatgaataataactaattaaatattattatgaagtccactctttcaagaatttgaggCCCACAACATGTTATTCTCATAGTCACCGaaaaattgttatgctagcaaggTCCTTCAAGAAATATGTATAAAATACCTGATCATTTGCGGGgttctaattcatttttgttttctctagATCACTAATTTGGGAAATGGATTGAGCTCGATGATTGAACAAATAACGCTAagggcgcgaatgataaccatttagTTTTCAAGAGCTATTTCTGGCCGGAGatagatttttctctttctattctcAAGACGAGTTTTTGATcaaagaaatgcgtttgataacgacacaaaatttatgatcccataatagaaattcgtttgataatagtataaaatttctacgattGTTGACCACCGGACCTCGGCCGGGGGATAGTAAACAATGACAAGGgacacgagagagagggagtgagtaatgagaagaattcttatttccgtttctattccaaaaatagaaaaatatgaaatttctacttctcaatTCTGTTCCAAAACATATTTTTAGGCTAAAAATTTGTCTTGGAAACAGATAAATGAAATgattttaccaaacagatttctattccaaacatgttctcagaaacataaaaatagaaaaacagagaagcgggatggttatcattcgcgtcCTAAAGATACACCGAGATCGatttattaatctaatttatgaAATCACTTTTGCCACATcacttaataaaaaatcaaatatgtaACACAATTTCTAACTCCTCTAGAAGTAACCACTCTATAAaaacaaatggtattagaaaGATCAAATAGGGtttaacaaaaaatcattcTGGACCTACCCATAGTGAGAAAGTTGAAATTGGGTTGGATAAAATGGCATTCGGGGCCTACCCATAGTGCTCTCAAATCGACGTGGGTCAGCAATTTCTGCTGGCTGCTTGGAAAGGTTGGCGGCGGCTTGTaaaaatgatacaaaaaatCGTCCAACTTTGTCATTATTCTCGTCTAGATGGGATAATTATTtaatcaatcctaaatttatcatccaaatgccaatttagtcctaaaatttttgatttttccaatttagtcccaaaccatTGCTCGAATTCCAATGTAAATTGGCATCCGCAAGGGACAATTACCAAAAGAATCATAAACCTACAaatacttgtgtcaattcagttttaaactttttaattaaactaatttaacCCTAGACCTTTTCACGTTTGGCCAATTAAATCTATCCGAACAATTATAGCCTGAAAAAGCCGACGTGGACGTCAATCGTCTTACATGGAATAACCGACGCTGACATagatatatttaaataattttctttatttttatatttttatagtttttagttacttctctttatttttattttatatttttgctaaAGGCCGGCGAACCTTACTGCAGTCCCACCCCCCAAAATAAAAGACGAGAGAAgaaaagctataaaaaaaaaaatcaaacaatcattCAAATGTGCAAGTCAATGCTGGCCACACCATAAAGGACGTCcggcgtccacattagcaatttctagCCATAATTGGTCAAATAAACTCAATTAGCAatatatgaaaagatttaggattaaatttgcataattaaaaaatttaggactgaattggcgcgTATGCTataatttaggactttttttgcaattttcccgCATCCATATGATATGTTTATCACCGATTGGACAATTCTCGTTATTGTTACTTATATGCCAATATGGAGAGAGCCCAACAGTGGAGGATAGAATCGAGAACCAGACTGGATCGCACAAAAAACAAGTCCGATttccggttccaaatttttggaaccggcTTGAACAGGTCCGATTTCGGGTTTCAAGTGAAGAGCCACTCAACAACTAAACCGGTTTTGGAACCGGTTCTTAGTTATagtaaaaataacataatttctCTAAGTTGAGTTTAACTCGCCTCGCCTCATTTGCTTCTTCTCTATTCTTTATCGcatctctctctattctttaaagtaatatttttatgtatgaatgaagaatgaaatttaaaaaaattattatgatgAATGGGGAGCTGAGTTTTATAATTTCTGTTTACCATtacgtgtttgaactttttattttttataattgtatGTGGCtacgtgtttgaactttttatcgTTTATAGATAAACGTGACCATGTGTTTGGCAAATAGATATTTATGTTGATCATCTTTTATTTTGAGCCGCTTTGTTGCTTATATTATTTTgctataaaaagtaaaataaaaaacaaaaaaaaaatcaggttcTTGAGTAGACCTTGAAATTGAACCGAAAAAACAGAGAAAGTTCTAGAAGGGCGGTGCTATTTTCACTCCTATTTTGACTAAGGCACTcctcttttcaatcaataggccaaaataccctcctccatcttcaggttattatttctttttttgtcaacctaaccaacataactgcttttatttctattttctcttttaaatatcaaattcacaatataaatgtcaaattacacccaataaaatatcattccataatgcatcatgttatcacttttcttagaaaattttgttatccttaatttatgatctcatgattttaattagaaaagctatataaaatgttagaaatttctaattataaCGGCTTATGGTTACACAATTAACTgcctattttttatgaaatagtttgaggaaAACTTTATTACAAAGTTGAAATTAAAATCCAACATAATTATCAAGCAGATTTTAATATTGTAGGTAAGTTTCAAATAGACttgtaggtttctaaagttGCAAATCgcttatttgtgctttttctttttatcttttcacattttaatacaAATTGCAAGatgggttgaaaatttatttacgcattttgcactttcaaactcgcataagttgatccacttgctatgagattgaatttataatcgatattaattcctttctttacATCAAGAGTTGAACATcacgaaatttcatgtttttttctttatttgtttatcctttgttaatacatatctaaatacaaaatatgttcgacattttattatgcttttaacaaattaatctttttcattttgtgatcaattttactTGTCTGTTTTTATCAAGATCAACTAAAATTAAAGGTAGATTTGTAGATTAGCCCGATacaaaaagaaacatttaattgaagaaagaggagggtattttagtaagttaactagCAAAAATGATTATCTTAGTCAAAAtgggagtggaaatagcgccgccTCCTAGAATCGGTTCTAGAAAAATAGGGCAAGTTTCATGTTTCAAAAATCGATAATCGATTATAACagagtaggttccaggtttgAAACAAACCCACTTTGAAACCGATTACCCCTAatatctagagagagagagaagcgccCCCTCAAATTGACTTTAATATGATGTAGTGCAACAAATACATATTACCAACAAAGTAATTGTGTGTCGTAAAGTTATTAGGAATTTCATTCCCGGATCATCAAACATTAAATTTAAGACACACAACTTAACATgaaatattctttttccttgaaaCCTGGTGTGATATGGAGAAGCATCACAAGACAAGACCAAGATCATTGCACAATCCATCGATAGCCCCATCAACCCATGCCATCGGAAAGACATTGTCTACGTTGATTTCAGAACACCCGaactttcatgtctaaaatgtgcaagaccTATATACCAGTCTAATTACCAAGTTATAATGATGTGAGATCAAAGACATATCGGTCGTGCAACATCCTATGGGTCATAATGCCATTGTAGGCAATCTCGGCCGTGTCCACAACTAGTACTATCGATATTGTCTATTCTACTAACAGTTCATACGCAGTACTATTGTGAGGCTGCACAATTATCTACTGGTgcaaggaaaaattaccaaaaaagtcataaacatattacaattgtgtcaattcagtcctaaactctATTATTTTTGCCGATCCAGTCTTgtaccttttgtaattgtgctaattcaatccatctgaTAAATTTTGACCAGCCGaagctaacgtggacgtcgccCAAtaggcgacataatattttaatattttttttattttttattttttattttttattatttttatttccttttcccttccctcttcttcctctagccgatcgTCGGACCTAGGCGACTCACCTTAGGGATGACCGGCGAGGCTCGATCAAAGGAAGaagggggaaggggaaggaaaataagaaaatttaaaaaattaaaatattatatcgccGATCGACTAGTGTTCACGTCGGCGTTGGCCGCTTAAAATTCGTCAGAtaaaatgaattgacacaattgtaaaagctttaggactaaattgctttaaaaaaaaattagaattgaattatcacaattactataaatttaaaaaaaaaaataagaatttttccaCTAGTGCAACGATGCAAGTAAATGAACATATCTAACCCTGAACTGGTTGGCGGAACCCAAACACACTTCAGAAAACGAAAGAGAAACAGACAAGAAGAATGAAGTCGCCATCCACATCTTACGAGGAACGAAATCCGACATGTCCTAGTCCCTAAGTTGTCAAAGCAACAAACGTAAGTTTGAATAATGGAAAGAATGTCCCTCCGTTGATTTCGAGAattctttggatttttcttgcaatgaataaAATGGCGTTGATTTGACTATCCCTTTGATTTTTGTTCCGTATTATAAAGTCAA contains:
- the LOC125314160 gene encoding desmethyl-deoxy-podophyllotoxin synthase-like, translated to MTMFSSMAIQLPSASALFASLLFLFVILKQWKKSNGAKKDSPSKLPPGPKMLPLLGNLHQMMGSLPHHSLRDLARRHGPIMRLQLGEILTIVISSADMVKEILGKNELTFAQRPEISAHEVMSYENSSFVFSPYGEYWRQMRKICVVELLSMKKVLSFRSIREQECWNMMKTIQSSQGKPVNASKMVLHLINDITSRAAFGERCKYRDEFLSFLKEVTMLGGGFELPDLFPSIWFLRYLSRMKPAWERLHKKIDLILNHIIEEHKEKLKGNGGNDEEDENAREDLVDVLLNLQKSSEMNYFIKPHVIKNIVMEIFAAGTDPSSTTIDWAFSEMLRNPRVMEKAQAEVRSILQGKTQVREQDIQGLEYLKLVVKETLRMHPPAPLLTRESREACVINGYEIPKKTKIVINAYAVGRDPEFWTDPESFVPERFLNSSVDFRGLSFEYIPFGGGRRMCPGINFGLANIELPLAQLLYHFDWSLADGIKAQDLDMSETFGVTSRRKNPLIVVAEPRVPFSYDGDHDK